The Sylvia atricapilla isolate bSylAtr1 chromosome 3, bSylAtr1.pri, whole genome shotgun sequence genome has a window encoding:
- the GJE1 gene encoding LOW QUALITY PROTEIN: putative gap junction epsilon-1 protein (The sequence of the model RefSeq protein was modified relative to this genomic sequence to represent the inferred CDS: deleted 2 bases in 1 codon) — protein sequence MLNEPSILQLRPPTVIGQFHTLFFGSIRMFFLGVLGFAVYGNEALHFSCDPDKREVNLFCYNQFRPITPQVFWALQLVIVLVPGAFFHLYAACKSIKQEDILQKSSYTGFYIFSVFLRIVLEVVAFWLQIQLFGFKVNAIYMCNVGALEKKFNITRCMVPEHFEKTIFLIAMYTFTVITVILCVAEIFEISCRRLGFLKTQ from the exons atgttgaATGAACCCTCT ATTTTGCAGCTCAGGCCGCCAACAGTAATTGGACAATTCCACACTCTTTTTTTTGGCTCAATTCGAATGTTTTTCCTTGGTGTTTTGGGCTTTGCTGTTTATGGAAATGAGGCCTTGCATTTCAGCTGTGACCCAGACAAGAGAGAGGTTAATCTTTTCTGTTACAACCAGTTCAGACCTATAACTCCTCAg GTATTCTGGGCATTACAGCTGGTGATTGTACTGGTACCCGGAgccttttttcatctttatgcTGCTTGTAAGAGCATCAAACAGGAAGATATTCTCCAAAAGTCATCCTACACTGGTTTTTAtatcttctctgttttcttaagGATTGTCCTTGAAGTTGTGGCATTTTGGCTTCAGATTCAGCTCTTTGGTTTCAAAGTGAACGCAATCTACATGTGCAATGTGGGGGCACTTGAAAAAAAGTTTAACATTACCAGGTGCATGGTGCCAGAGCACTTTGAAAAGACAATCTTTCTTATTGCAATGTACACATTTACTGTGATTACAGTGATCTTGTGTGTTGCTGAAATTTTTGAGATCTCATGTAGAAGGCTAGGTTTCTTGAAAACTCAGTGA